Genomic segment of Triticum aestivum cultivar Chinese Spring chromosome 6A, IWGSC CS RefSeq v2.1, whole genome shotgun sequence:
AATGGCAACCCCCGCAGAGATCGCCGATGAGACGACATCCACTTGAGCAAGTAAACCAGGTGCGGCGCAGACGCAGAGAGAAAGAAAGGAAGCAAGGGGAGGAACAGGATCTAGGGGCTGCTATGGCGTCGGCGGCGAGCAGGAAGGCGCCGTCGCTGGTGGTGGCGGCAAGCGTGGGCGCCGTGGAGGCGCTCAAGGACCAGGCGGGCCTGTGCCGCTGGGGCTACCCGCTCCGCTCGCTCtaccgccacgccgccgccgcgcccagggTCCGCGCCCTGTCCGCCTCGCTCTCCGAGGCAGCGGCCGCCGCGGCTCCCCGACCGGCGCCTTTGTCCGCGGAGGACGCGAAGCTGCGCAAGGCGCACCACCTCGTCTGCTGGGGCCCCAACTGAGCTCCTTCTCTCCGCTTCATGTCACCACCGGCACATGAGCATATATAAGTAGCTGATGAATGCCTGTGTCAATGGTGTCGGGATTAGTAACAAAAGGCTTGCTTTGCTGTTTCGCCGGAGAAAGCAGAGCCGTCATTGTGTGCAGCGCCGGTGAACCGCTCCGGCCTCGGAGGAGTAGGACGGTTCATCAACGCTGCACTCAATGGCACCTTTGCgtctcttcctcctcttcgtcttccccAGTAGTAGTGTCTGGTTGCATCTGGCTAGCTTAGCTTCCGTAGACGCAAGCAGGAATCATGGCTTTAGCTTTTGAGGCCGGGACATCACCCATTTTCTTTTGTAGTAGTATGATGAGGTGTGCGAGGCTATTACGATGGTTGTACTGCGGTGGAGAACTGACCGGCGTTGTTGTACTACAGATCGTACTATGCTTATGTTGTGACTTGTGTCGACTACTGCCCTCCACCTTGATTTGTCATCTGGATCTCAAATCGGTCAGAGATCCATGAGGATTGAGGCCCGTGGGGCTGGCGACGGCCTTTGGGGGTGACAGTACAGTAGTACCCAAATCAAATTCAACTTGCTAAACTCAACTGCCAGTAGTACCGAAATCAAACGGACGTACGTAGTACTAGCGAGTAGGAGTAGTACGAACTGTACTACTGCTAATGAACTGAAATCTTCGTCATGCTGTAGTACAAGTCAGACGGCAGTATTTCCTCGCGAAAATGCAAGATGGAGCACGTCTAAATCCCGTCATGCTGTGTCGGGATTAGTACCGCAGCGGTGACCGCACTGACAGTTCCCATCGGGAACTTGCAGGTTATTATTCCCAGATCCTatatgcttcttcttcttcttcgcttgaGCACGTCTAAAAGCGCCCGGAAGCATTTCATTTTCATGGAGAAGAAAGTGTTATTAGAGCACTCCAACGGTCGATTCAAACGGACGGCGTATTTGTTCGCTTTTTGTTTGTTTGGATCGGCCGCCCGCCCAACATCTGCCCTCTTGTGCATTTGGGTCGACAGTGCGTCCAACGCGCCGACTCATTTCATGTCCACGCTCAATTTAAAAAAAAAAAGGCCCGCGGCCATAGATCATACCATCGGCCATGTCGTCGCGCTGGGTTTGGCACTCCAGAGCGCGGGAAAGGATCGCGCGGGCGGGAAAAATCGGCCTAGCGCGCGCTGGTTTTGGCGCGCCGCGTCCGGGGTGCGTTAAGAAGGCGCTCCCTCCACACTCTGTTCGCCGCCCTCTCGCCTCGCCCCCCCCCCTCACTAGCCTCGCCGTCTCTGCGTCACCATGTCGATGCGCTGCCTGGGCGCTTCAGATTTTCGCAGAGTCCGTGAGCGCCGCTACGGCAGCTTCTCCTCCGAGATCTGGTTTGGCGAGAAACGCCTCAGTCTCGGCACCTTCGACATCGCAGAGGATGCGGCCCgcacgtacgacgcggcggcgtggtgccTTCGGCGGCCTCGTCGAGAGATGAATTTTCCCGACGTGTTGACaagccagcgggcgcaggatctcgcgcctctcccacggcttttcaccgacgaggaaCGTCGTGGCAACCGGAGGCGGCAatgtcgcctcgccatcgccgagatggacgtgaAAGCCATGACGGTGTGGCgtgaacgcttcccgcaggacatcgtcaACGAGCGTCAATTATACAAGCAAAGGAGGACGGAGAGGGGGGCGAGGaggacggagcgagccgcctacCGGGAGGACAAACGTTCGCGTAAGCAGGCCACTCAGTTGCACATGAAGCTAGGAGAAGTGTCGTCCTGGAACTCTGAGGATGAGCGGTATGTTGACGTCTACATTCAGACTTCAGAGGAGGACATTATCGAGACGGAGTCGGAAAATGGCTAGTTGTTGATCTTTTTATGTCTATACTAGGACTATCTATGTATCCTTTATCTATCGAAAAAAAATGGCCGGCGACGTCGGCGATAAAGTAGGCGGGCAAGAGTGTGTTGTTCGATAGGAAAAGGTCAATGTGACACCAACCAGCGGGTCCGGGGAGAAAAGAGGGCGagcgcgcgtccgtctcgtgtccgcgccgacgcaaatccagCTCAAAAATAGGCCAGGAATGAGTCGGCAGGCAGACGCGAAGCGAATGTTAGGTCagcgcgttgggccgacttttatGTTCGTGCCGATCCAAACGGATGGCAACGGACGAAATGAGTCGTctcattggagttgctcttttggCGTGAACGACCAATGTTTTACACGATTCAGAATACTTGCAACGCAATGGGAAGCCAAGACATGGAAGGATACACAAACGTGACCGTCCTCGCCAACCGGCCTACGACCGCTACGACATGAAACTCGCCTTAACCAACCTTTAGCCAAGAAGGCCCGACCAAGACACAGGGCACCAGGACCGTCATACTGAACCTTGAGGACAATTTCAACcaacaaaataaacacaaacaaatATGTTTAGTTGTGTACAAACGAATAAAATTGCATTTGTTACAGATTGGATTTTCCGGTACACAGATGGTCTACAACAGAATATTATGTTAAACTTTGAAATAAAAAAAAACTAATGTAACACCCTGAAACAAATCAAGACTTGTTAAAATCAGAAAAGCATAGCACGAATCTCAAAGCAGCATTGGCCCTGTGCATGGTAACATTCCTCGGTCAAATGTATCTCAAGATCCTACACGGACTATAGAATAGTAGAATTCATGCAGAATAGTTACTAGAGTACAAATCTGCAATATGCCTGCAAACATCCGGCTGCGAAGATACCATGAGATCCGTCGAGGCCATATTTACCACCGACGATTAGACCTTTTTATCCTGGGTGAAGGACTAAAGTTTCGGAACAAAAGGGCCGACGAAACCAACAAGACAAACATCCAGGTTCAGTTTTAAAAAGAAGGCCGACGAAACAACAAAGCACAAAAGCAAAAGCGCAAACCGGCATCCACGCATATACTTACCCTAACAAAAGCTAGAAGGATAGCAAC
This window contains:
- the LOC123130414 gene encoding uncharacterized protein produces the protein MASAASRKAPSLVVAASVGAVEALKDQAGLCRWGYPLRSLYRHAAAAPRVRALSASLSEAAAAAAPRPAPLSAEDAKLRKAHHLVCWGPN